The Helianthus annuus cultivar XRQ/B chromosome 16, HanXRQr2.0-SUNRISE, whole genome shotgun sequence genome includes a window with the following:
- the LOC110915416 gene encoding zinc finger CCCH domain-containing protein 44, which produces MMESQNSVAESQNSDTIQPIADGLNTVDAAVVVAGGLTVAEEGSGGKEAVKRKRGRPPKAHVKKVAKPAPVKKVKEVVEDEDVCFICFDGGSLVLCDHRGCPKAYHPACIRRDAEFFESAVKWNCGWHICSICQKTAHHMCYTCTYSLCKGCIRKADYVCVRGDKGFCTICMKTIMLIENNGQGEDGKVQADFDDKLSWEYLFKVYWVYLKGKLSLTLDELTQAKNPWKEATTTVPSIDVHNITNVSCSMTSSTSIGDVEEANESKRRKIDEPVVNIQKETVNMEKTEKTTVGCEEWASKELLDFVAHMKNGDTAVLSRFDVHALMIDYINKNNLGDPKNKNKIICDSRLKSLFGKPRVGHIQMLKLLEHHFAVQKDSKKRRVSRVNRTAVQVNRTAVQIDPDWNSGKMVTVGKDKKRKNRSKAEECAVHNKLDEFAAVDVYNMNLIYLRRDLMENLLEDGDSFHAKVVGSIVRIRISGCDLKHDMYRLVQVIGTSKVDVPYTVNCKLTDIMLEVLNLDKKETISIDAVSDQEFSEEECRRLQRSIRCGLVKHFTVGEIQEKAVALQSVKLNDWMEKEILRLTHLRDTASEKGHKKGYKECVEKLQLLKTPDERERRLNKIPQVHSDPKMNPDYESDDTEEYFNKEHGDQMESIYSGKNLRRSRKDERPVSQTVTTNFSKPDVETGSTMQIEKDSSEKSQHEVDCNGSTITKLDHQTTTLSSSVSDSAPETIPSFSSDTVWHYRDPNGKVQGPFSLVLLQRWNTSGYFPPDMRIWATHEDKSLLLTDVLKPHLHNYANTTVADKVVNQTDSFNASTVDVTGQSFGQSWSANNNDDNNNLNYNPPSVESTVHPDTSNISTQETVKIEADIKHAPTAPAVIDLPGPTPKKMQSELDSKVSVQDSGNNNPLSCSASSLVVGEARLPVSGNSIPVKREEWDSGIVLEVAGDHVATPTSNIDQNVNPSHQPTCNDFTTWHDGEMIEFSTLAEESVSDLLAEVDAMESQYGLPSPTSRRNSFVDDLFNDSFDEFSPTPDQGTRSDGFSSSGDIQLACQSTTTTTTLDEHSIVFDFMKTSNGLQQHSFIRPEMNAQTIDVSQSMSFKWPEVERVPQRMIDINTSAKAEGDEGDIETKTGDVDPQGEMKSGEHAKEMQAPKPIGIGAKLVTRVAQIKWLEGTTNNRRAGGAPNKHDNAEFIPPQPQPQPQPPQPSLPPLTLGLDPYDPCDLGSETTRQYGGERDNSTNSPRDKRHQVEESGYSSSRSSWNKHSSLGGNSSGGGGGGYSRPPPAKAQRLCRFYESGRCKKGASCKYLHPSP; this is translated from the exons ATGATGGAGAGTCAAAATTCGGTAGCTGAAAGTCAAAATTCGGATACGATTCAACCGATTGCCGATGGTTTAAACACGGTGGATGCTGCTGTCGTTGTTGCCGGTGGTTTGACGGTGGCGGAGGAAGGTAGCGGTGGAAAGGAGGCGGTGAAGCGGAAGCGAGGGCGGCCGCCTAAGGCTCACGTTAAGAAGGTTGCTAAACCTGCGCCGGTTAAGAAGGTGAAGGAAGTGGTGGAGGATGAGGATGTTTGTTTTATTTGCTTTGACGGTGGGAGTCTCGTGCTTTGTGATCACCG GGGATGTCCAAAGGCGTATCATCCAGCTTGTATTCGACGGGATGCGGAGTTTTTCGAATCTGCGGTGAAATGGAATTGTG GTTGGCATATATGTAGCATATGCCAGAAGACAGCACATCATATGTGCTATACTTGTACATATTCATTGTGCAAAGGTTGTATTAGAAAAGCTGATTATGTGTGTGTCAGAGGTGATAAAGGCTTTTGCACTATATGCATGAAAACCATCATGCTGATTGAAAATAATGGTCAGGGTGAGGACGGAAAG GTTCAAGCTGATTTTGACGATAAACTTAGTTGGGAGTATCTTTTTAAGGTGTATTGGGTCTACTTAAAAGGAAAGTTATCGTTAACTCTAGATGAGCTTACGCAAGCTAAAAACCCGTGGAAAGAAGCTACTACTACAGTTCCTTCAATTGATGTACATAATATAACCAATGTTTCGTGTAGCATGACATCATCAACATCCATCGGTGATGTGGAAGAAGCAAATGAATCAAAACGAAGAAAAATAGATGAGCCGGTGGTTAATATACAAAAAGAAACTGTAAATATGGAAAAAACCGAAAAAACTACAGTTGGGTGTGAGGAGTGGGCGAGCAAAGAGCTATTGGATTTCGTTGCACATATGAAGAACGGAGATACAGCTGTATTATCGCGGTTTGATGTCCACGCCCTTATGATAGACTACATAAACAAAAATAATCTCGGTgatcctaaaaataaaaataaaatcataTGTGACTCGAGGTTAAAAAGTCTCTTTGGAAAACCACGAGTTGGTCATATCCAAATGTTGAAGCTTCTAGAACACCATTTTGCAGTACAGAAGGATTCTAAGAAGAGACGGGTGTCACGGGTCAACCGTACTGCAGTACAGGTCAACCGTACTGCGGTACAGATTGACCCTGATTGGAATAGTGGTAAAATGGTGACAGTGGGTAAAGATAAAAAACGTAAAAATCGTAGTAAAGCTGAAGAGTGTGCAGTACATAATAAACTGGATGAATTTGCTGCGGTTGATGTTTACAACATGAATTTAATATATTTACGGCGTGATTTGATGGAAAATCTTTTGGAAGATGGTGATAGTTTTCATGCTAAAGTGGTTGGGTCAATTGTGAGGATACGAATATCTGGTTGTGATTTAAAGCATGATATGTACAGACTTGTACAAGTTATAG GTACAAGTAAGGTGGATGTACCATATACGGTTAACTGCAAATTAACAGACATTATGCTTGAAGTGTTGAATTTAGACAAGAAGGAGACTATATCTATCGATGCAGTTTCAGATCAAGAGTTTTCTGAG GAAGAATGCAGACGCCTGCAACGAAGTATAAGATGTGGGCTTGTAAAACACTTTACAGTT GGTGAAATACAAGAAAAGGCGGTGGCGCTGCAGTCAGTAAAGTTAAACGAT TGGATGGAAAAGGAAATATTGCGGCTCACTCATCTTCGCGACACGGCTAGTGAAAAAGGGCATAAGAAGGG TTATAAAGAATGCGTGGAGAAACTCCAACTTCTGAAGACGCCCGATGAGCGAGAACGCAGATTAAACAAAATTCCGCAGGTTCATTCTGATCCAAAAATGAATCCAGATTATGAATCAGATGATACCGAGGAGTATTTCAACAAAGAACATG GAGATCAAATGGAGTCAATATATTCAGGCAAGAATTTACGCCGATCACGAAAAGATGAAAGACCCGTGAGCCAAACCGTCACAACTAATTTCTCCAAACCAGATGTTGAAACCGGATCAACAATGCAAATTGAAAAAGACTCATCGGAGAAATCACAACATGAAGTTGATTGTAACGGTTCAACAATCACCAAACTGGATCACCAAACCACCACATTAAGCTCATCTGTATCCGACAGTGCACCAGAAACAATACCTTCGTTTTCTAGCGACACAGTGTGGCATTACCGGGATCCAAACGGAAAAGTTCAAGGCCCGTTTTCTCTCGTACTGCTTCAGAGATGGAATACAAGCGGATACTTCCCGCCAGATATGCGGATATGGGCTACCCATGAAGACAAATCATTACTTTTGACCGATGTACTGAAACCACATCTTCACAACTATGCGAATACAACTGTCGCCGACAAGGTTGTTAATCAAACCGACTCTTTCAACGCATCAACGGTTGATGTGACTGGTCAATCATTTGGACAGAGCTGGAGCGCTAATAATAACGATGATAATAATAACTTGAATTATAATCCTCCAAGTGTCGAGTCAACTGTACATCCCGATACCTCAAATATATCTACTCAAGAAACGGTGAAAATCGAAGCTGATATTAAGCATGCGCCTACAGCGCCAGCTGTCATTGATTTGCCGGGCCCTACACCAAAGAAGATGCAATCTGAGTTGGATTCAAAAGTATCGGTGCAGGATTCAGGGAACAACAACCCGCTTAGCTGTAGTGCTTCAAGTCTAGTAGTTGGTGAGGCCAGACTTCCAGTTTCTGGTAATTCTATTCCGGTCAAACGTGAAGAATGGGACTCGGGGATTGTGTTAGAGGTGGCTGGAGATCATGTTGCTACACCAACTTCCAACATAGACCAAAATGTTAATCCATCACATCAGCCTACGTGTAACGATTTTACGACGTGGCATGATGGGGAAATGATCGAGTTTAGCACGTTGGCGGAGGAATCGGTTTCAGATCTTTTGGCTGAAGTTGACGCTATGGAGTCGCAATACGGATTGCCGTCCCCGACTTCTAGAAGAAACAGTTTTGTCGATGATTTGTTTAACGACTCGTTTGATGAGTTTAGTCCCACCCCTGATCAAGGTACACGAAGTGACGGATTTAGCTCTAGCGGTGATATACAATTGGCATGTCAAtccaccactaccactaccacccTAGATGAACATAGTATTGTCTTTGATTTCATGAAAACATCCAATGGCTTACAACAACACTCGTTTATCAGACCTGAAATGAACGCGCAGACGATTGATGTTTCTCAGAGCATGAGTTTTAAGTGGCCGGAAGTGGAACGTGTACCACAGAGAATGATCGACATAAATACATCTGCTAAGGCCGAAGGCGACGAGGGGGATATTGAAACAAAAACCGGTGATGTGGACCCACAGGGTGAAATGAAGTCAGGTGAACATGCTAAAGAGATGCAAGCACCAAAGCCGATCGGTATTGGTGCGAAGTTAGTGACGAGAGTTGCTCAGATCAAATGGTTGGAAGGGACAACCAATAACCGGAGAGCAGGCGGTGCTCCCAATAAGCATGACAATGCCGAATTTATCCCgccacagccacaaccacaaccacaaccaccacaGCCGTCATTGCCACCGTTGACTTTAGGGTTGGACCCATATGATCCGTGTGACTTGGGATCCGAAACAACGCGGCAGTATGGTGGTGAGAGAGATAACAGTACTAATAGTCCACGGGACAAACGTCATCAAGTTGAGGAATCAGGGTATAGCAGCAGTAGGAGTTCATGGAACAAGCATTCATCATTGGGCGGCAACagtagtggtggtggcggtgggggTTATTCAAGGCCGCCACCAGCCAAAGCGCAGCGCCTGTGTAGATTTTATGAGAGTGGGAGGTGCAAGAAGGGAGCGTCCTGCAAGTATCTGCACCCATCACCATGA